A single region of the Streptomyces sp. NBC_00425 genome encodes:
- a CDS encoding DinB family protein — MEPGERDNEAVVTRWAPSTIYPDMWVDPDDDPRETEVETVDERGTLLDSLRHFRLTIEMKCADLDADQMARRSVPPSTMSLLGLVRHMAEDERHFRRLAGEDSPRIYRTAEDRDGDWNGAIADPTVVADAWRQWRAEMELTDRFLAGFADLGTLAGEAPLREILVMQIAEYARHCGHADLLRERIDGRVGQ; from the coding sequence ATGGAGCCAGGAGAGCGCGACAACGAGGCAGTGGTGACTCGGTGGGCCCCCTCCACCATCTATCCCGACATGTGGGTCGACCCGGACGACGACCCGCGCGAGACCGAAGTCGAGACGGTCGACGAACGCGGCACGCTGCTGGACAGTCTGCGCCACTTCCGCCTCACCATCGAGATGAAGTGTGCTGACTTGGACGCCGACCAGATGGCCCGGCGCTCCGTACCGCCGTCCACGATGTCACTGCTCGGGCTGGTGCGGCACATGGCCGAGGACGAACGGCACTTTCGCCGGTTGGCCGGCGAGGACTCGCCCAGGATCTACCGCACCGCCGAAGACCGTGACGGCGACTGGAACGGCGCGATCGCCGACCCGACGGTCGTGGCGGACGCGTGGCGCCAGTGGCGGGCCGAAATGGAACTGACCGACCGTTTCCTCGCTGGATTCGCCGACCTCGGCACGCTGGCCGGGGAGGCTCCGCTTCGCGAAATCCTGGTGATGCAGATCGCCGAGTACGCGAGGCACTGCGGCCACGCCGATCTCCTGCGCGAGCGGATCGACGGCCGAGTAGGTCAATGA